The stretch of DNA ACATGCcgaccttggcgccgcTCTGGTCGTCCACTGCCGCGTACCCTGTCATAGGTGCGGCAGCGAGGGTCGCAGCCACGTTCCGCTCGTAGCGCCGGCATCGCGCGAGGATGGCAGCGTAGCCGACCGAgatggcgacgatggcgaggctggcgtcagctaCGAAGAGCGATGGGCGTACCAAGATACGAGCATAGGTACCCAGCCGCTGATATGCCACGAGCGGAAGACGACACAGGTATCCGCGACCTGGGCGTTCCAGAGCATGTTCATCTGTCATTAGTTGGGAGTTGGGCTGGGAATGGGCGTACAGAGCACTTGGGCATGTTGCCGCCGTGGCCGCTGTGGTCGCCGTGGTCCATAATGAGTGTGTAGTGAAAGAGTAAGAAGTGAGAGTAGAGTAGAGGGGGATGTTGAGAGTTTGAGTtcgagttgggtggcgtgTAACACCGGGATGATTCCTCTAACCTTGTTCATTCCGCGAATCTCACGCATTAGACCGCGTCTAATAGCTTAATGGCTTAAGATGGAGGTGGGACTTCTCCTGAACAATGTCTTGCAACCAAGCCACGTGACCTATCTATCCACGATCCTCCCGCTGCATGTCACACGCTACAACCAAATATACACCCTCCTACTTGAGGTGAAGACGCTGAGCAATCTGCGAAACAACCCCGACGAGCCACTGCGCGACCTCCCCCCCGGCCGAAACGAGGCTCTGCGGCGCTCCCGCCGCCCACAGCTTTGCGCCGCCAACAGTACCGCCCACAAGCAGCAGCAACGCGAAGAGGATCTTCCGAATCTTctggcggcgagcgagctTCTCACCACCCGTGTAGTCGGCCCACACGGGCCAAGCATTGTCCCACCACTGCTGGGAGATTGGGCCGGGGTAGTGGGTGAAGATGCGGCCGCTGCCGCCCTTGCGCCAGTAGTTGTTTACCAGGGGCCAGGtggtgagctcgagctgggcggcGATGTGGTTGTCGTacgccttggcggcggccttcttcacctcgagcttggggaTGTTGTTGTCGCGCATGGCTACGAGTACCTGCGTGATGTAGGAGGCTTGGatctcgaggacctcggtGACGGACGAGTGGTTGACGAGGAAGTTGTTGCCCATCATCGTGTAGTAGTTGGGCATGCCGGGGAGAGCGatctgatgtcagcgcAAGCCCGAGGCCAAGTACTTCTAGGAGTCGGAGCGGACCTAGCCCTCGTCCTAGTAGCCCTACAAGCCGTTCAACTAGCAGCCGTCGTCCAAGTCGTGCTTGACCAAGAAAAGTAGGCCCCGCTCAACAAGTACGTCTCGACCAACAAGTGGCTCTCGACCAAGTCGCCCAAGCCGAGTTCCAGTAGCTCGGACTCGAGTccaagctgctcgagcCGTTGCCGAGGTGGTTCTCGTTCTCGTTCTCGTTGGAGCACAAGCCGTTCCACCCTGACGCAAAGGCGCTCCGCTACGCGCACAACACGGTACCCCCACACGTCTCCACAACACAGTCACACGGCACCCCCGCACGTCTCAACACACTCACTCCATGGTAGTACACGAGGtcgcccttgccgtcgtAGTTGCGCGTGCTGTcgttctcgccgtcgacctgCATGTCGATGTGGTCGGCCGCGTAACCAGTGGAGAGAAccacgacgtcggcggggatctcctcgttgtcgtcCGTGAGCACGCCAGTGGGCGTGAGGCCGGCGATACGGCCATAGACCGCGCGGTTCTGGGGTTGGTTAATGGCGGCAAAGTACCCATCCTCGAAGATGTAGCGCTTCGCCTGGAACGGGAAGTTGGGCACAatcttgtccttgaggtTCGGTGGGGCGCGTGCGACCATCCAAGCGCCGATGTCGCGCTCAATCTTCTTACGCGCCTTCTCGCCAGACTTGGCCCACTGGTAGTAGAAGCGctggtcggcgagggcgaggaatATCCAGCGGTGCAGGCGCTGGAGGATGGGCCAGCGGGCGCGGATGGCACGTAGTTGCTCACTGTTCGGTGCACTGTTACGCGAGGCCTTGATGCCACCGTTCGACGAGGGCATGAACCACTGCTGACCGCGAGCGAGGGCCGTCATCTTGATCCTGGGGTCCAGTCCGAGGGTGCCGATAATCTGGACGCCAGAGCACCCGTtaccgacgacgacgacgttcTTGTCCCGCAGGCTCTCGACCGACATGTCACGCGGCCAGCGGGCCGCGTGCACTACCTTGCCCTCGAAGgcatcctcgccttccAGCGGGATACGGTTTGGCTCACTGAACGCGCCGGTCGCGCAGACGAGCACGTTGCAGTCGTACACGACCTCCTtgtcgttgacgaggtcgcgcagcGTCACGTGGTACACGTTCTGCGCGGCGTCCCACTCGGCCTTGATGTAGTCGTGCTGCAGACGTAGGCGGTTCGTAAGGCCCTGCGTACGCACAATGTCCGCCCAGTCTGACGTCAGTCACTTCGGAAGAGTACAGTACTCACAGCGCTGGATCTCGCGGTGGTCCGGGTGCGTCTCGGTCCACTGGCTGTTCTGGAACCGCGAGTGGGAGTACGCGACGGCTGCGACGTCGCATCGGCATCCGGGGTAGCGGTTACTGAGACAGTGAGCGGAAGAGCGGATGTGGAGTCGCGTGCTCACGCCCTCTTGCACTCACACATGCCAAGTCccaccgacgtcgtcctcgcggtcgacaaTCAGAGGTCAGCCGACCCCGCAGAGCCACGTACGATCCAGTTGGTCAGGCCGGcctcatcgaggtcgagggcgagggtgaTACCGCCAATCCCCGCGCCAACAATGAGCACGGACGGAATAAACTTGGAGTTGAGGGTCTGCGCCGCCGTGAATGGCGGAAGGCGGGTTGGGGGGGTGGCTCCGTCTGGCATCGTGATTGCGAAGGAATGTGGATGAGACGACGGATGAGTTGTGACAACGTAGATATCAGAGGCGCGGTACACAGAGGTGGCACCAGAGGTGGCAACGAAGGGTGGCGCGCAAAGTGCAAGTGGTGTCTCACGTCATTCCGGGTATGGACAGGGCAGATCCGTAGCAAGGCCGGAGACCGAGAAGTAGTGCAACACAACAACCCTCTCGGTGCCTGTGTCCAATTACGATCTTATGGGCCGAAACTGGACGAAGAGTTGGACTAGAGCTAGAGTGGCACTAGGGTCGTTGGGTAGACATCTAGGTTAGTGGAGAACGGTAAGCGGGGCCCTATGCACTTCTTGTGGGGCAATGATCTCAAGCGACGAGACGAGACTAGGTTGGACTGATAGCCGGGGCTGCCAGTAGTTGCGGCATGTGCGGCATGTGCGGCATCAGCGCTCCCCGCTGACCACCGCCAAATTACGCGGATCGTAACCGGGCCCCGCGCTCCATTTGTTGTTATCACTGCAAATCTGCAAAGCCGGCTGAATCCCAAGACGCGCCTCATATCCCCaacgcctcgtcgcccaccAGACATGTCAAAATGAACGGGCCCCGCGGGGTGGAATGGAGACAACCACACTCCCTCCGAGCCACGGTGTTCGGTGACTGTACAAAGTCATGTGGCCACATTCTTCGAGGTTAGCCTCGGTTGGGCCTCGCCAATCTCCAGGGTGTCGTCGCGAGTTGGAGTGTTGATAAGCGGCCGGTTCTCGTCTGCCGACATCTTGAGGCTACCCGCTGTGTCAGCCAAATAGACAAGTAGATCTAGATGCCATTTAGGGGTACATGGCCGATGGCGTCAACGGCGGGCGGAGCGAGGCCGTCGGGAACGAGAACAAGGCttgcgagtgcgagtgcgagtggcGCGGTGTAGGGAGCGAGGAATGAGATGTGGGCAAAAAAAAGGCACAAACTCGAGCGTTGCGCGACTTTGGCCAAGAAACATCCATGACAAGTGCTTTTAGTCGCGCAGCCCCCTGTCAATGGTCTTGTTCCCCATGGCCATGGTCTGTTAGCCCAATTTTTGACCCTGGTCCTCTTGGACGCTACTCATCTCTCGTCGCTCACCACTGCATCATCTCCAAACACACCTCCGCAACTCGGTCAAAGGATTAGACTAGACGGTATAGGCCCTTCTCGGCATTCGACATCCCCACAACCCCTTTCTGTTTCCACGCCATCATCGCAACATGCTCCACGCCGTCTCACCAATCCAGCTCACTGAGGGGCGCGGTACGCGGCGCAGCCGACCGCATTCGCCTCCTCTAGACTCATCGTACCGGTTCCCTCACCCATTCCCCTACTTCTACCAATCTAGTACGCCTCATCCAGCCCAGTGCACCGGGTGTCCATGGTACCACCCCGCTGTTGAAGAGCGGGACGGTCTGCCTGAGGCGAAGCGTCGGCGTCTTCCCGCCGACACGAGACTGCACCCTGCGGAGCCTGAGCCGTCGACGTCTGCAGCTGTCACCCGACTCTCCCTCGACCCACGGTGGTATCCCGGCGTTTTCGGGGTCATCGCTTCGCATTTGTCGCGCGACActcttctccgcctccgcctcgtcagCCGTGACGCCCGCGACGCAGCCGACAAGATCCTCTTCTCCCACGTCGTGGTCCGGCGCAAATGTCCCGGCCGGGACCATCCCAAGATGGACCtggccgtcctcctctctccacGGGGTGAGCGCCTTCCCCTGCTAGCCATGGATTACTCGCCATTtgcgcctcggccgagaATGGCCCGCGGGTTCAAACATATCCGGACCGTCGACTATCCCTCCAACACCGTCGCCCTACCGCCGACCATTacgcgccagctcgtctCGAGTGTACAAATGACTCGTCGGTTGGGGTGGAACTACGGTGCCTTGGCGTCGGAAAGCCAGGTCGACGTATGTCGCGCTCCTCTGCGCAAGTCCCTTCCAGAGGCTCTTGTGGCTATGCGCGACGTGACCAAGAGACAAGTCATGGTCGTACCATGGAACGAGGACTCGACTGGTGAGGCGCCGTACTTTTCACCTCGCACATTCGACTTTGACGATGTGACGCTCAACAATGTCCGGCGGGGTGGCGAATGTGTCATCATCTTCCGCAACGAAACCAGCGCTAGCAATGTAAGCGTGAATTCCACTCCCACTTCCAACGAAAGTCCCTTGCCGGCAGATACTGGTGCGATCCAACCATTCCTCCTGCCAATGTacctcctcatcgcgtCCCTCATTCGGTCGCGATACACGATTGTTGGACTGGAAGACCTGCCGCGCCGCTTAATGAAGAGTTGTCGCGATCCTGCAAAGGAGCCATGTCCCGAGAAACGCGTTGCCAGCGCGTACCACTTGGTtgcagcggcggcgtgcgcgtgtTGGAACGTCGTGACACTCAGTCGCGAAGAGCAGCGTACGGTCGAGCAACTCAGCGGCCGCCTCCGGCTCATGACAAAGGTGCAGTACCGTGCCGAGGTCGGGGCGAAGCAGTATGCGCTCGAGTCGTTCGACACGCCCGTCGATGGGTCCGCGGAACTGGAGCTCCCGATGCCGGGCGATTGCGAGTGTGGTAAACCCGACTGCGCACATACCGACGACAAGGCGGGCGTGCAGCTCGAGGGGGACTGGGGGGAGATTGTGAGACAGGTGTTGATGGCGTCGGCTGCGGCTAAGCGGTAGGCTAAGCAGTAGGTGATACAGATAGATAGGTTACTCTCTTGCATCCATCTCCATGGTACATATCTATAGTATCATCTCCCACTTGTACTCGAGGGACGTGAATGACGTGAAGCAGACCGGCCACGGGGTGGTGCGAGCCTGGCGTCAGAGAGACAAGGTTATTGGACTCACCTGGGCGGCCACCTGGGTCAGCTTGGTCTTGTGCACGGGGCGCGGTCCTTGCCTGATAACGGCGGTGACAATGGCCGCGACCATCTTCCGCTCGATAGACGCCTTCCCGGCGTGGGTTTCAGCATATTGGCAGGTTGTGTTGCCTGTCTTACTCCCCTTGTAGGCTCACTGGTCGCTGGTCACCAATTGCCACCGACTCGAGTACTCGTGGGCTTGCGGGATATGCCCCACTTGTGTTTTGACACTGAGCAACGCAAGCCCGCCATCCAATAGAGCCACGGAACAGCATGTTCAACCGCATGTTGAACGCACACTCACCGTACAAGACCAGTCACGCGGTAGATTGGTTCTGAACCCGCTCAGAACACCGTCCAACACCCGCGCCATGCATGAACAAAGATACATATGTCGTAATACTGAACAACTTCTGACTCTCGCGTCCGTCTATTACTGTATGTTGCGCCATCTCCAGATTacagctcgccgccgaccttgaccgTACGCAGGATCCACCACGTCAGGCCGGCAATGCCGCCCAGTGTCGCCAGGCCGCGGATGATGATTGCGACCACGAGCGCGTGCCGTACAGCCTGGTAGAATGTGCTCAGGGCTGCGCCAGACCAGTTGGTGCGCCGGTCCGCGGCGCGGTCTGGGCCATGCACACTCTCTTCCCAGCTGCGCACGACTTGGCGGTAGCGGCGGCCAAAGACCCAGATCCAAAAGTTGACGTCCGGGTACGAGAAGCGCGGGAAGACGGCACTGGGGTAAGCGGGGTTGTGGGGTTGGGGCGCGTGTTCGCGGAAGCATTCGCATTGTCGGATCATTTCCATTCACCCCTTGCTGCACGCAGCACGGCACGGGTTGAACACCCCGCTGCTTGGACATTCATCCCGTGCTTGGACATCCATCCCGTGCTTGGACATCCACCCCGTGCTTGGACTCGGTTACTCACGTCACTCCTGGGCCGAcaccgcggcggcgcttctCGATGATCTGGACGCTCggcttgcgcttggccttCGAGTGCGAGTCCGCCATCGCCGTAGTCGTACGCGCGCCTGGCGTGCTTGCGTCACTTGGGAACCACTGCTGGTCGAATGTCGAGTTGACAGTCACAGGCGTGCGGGGTCCAAAGATGGTTGAGCGAGTTGGCGAGCTACCCGTCGAGTCGGAGCGGAAGCGGCCGATTGTCGGCGAGCCAGGTGTCAGGAGGCGCGAGTTGCTCTCCTGGTTCGGGCAGTGGGcaacgaggtcgaggctCATGCCAAGACTGAGGCCCCAGAGACGCAAGAGACGCTGCCCGCTCTTGACATCGAACCACGTCCCGCTCCCGCCCTCCGGCGGTTCTTCAAACTCCATGCTTAGGTCAAagccctcggcgacgtaGTTTGGCTCGTCAGGCAGAAGGATGCACCCAAACTGCATCTGGCCAACGAGACCGCGCAACGCCCACCGCACAAGCTGGTTGCGGGGCGACAGGCGCGTGCTGATGTCAATGTCGATGTACGCCCACTGGCCTGGGTCGAATGGCGGGGTGAGCGACGACATGGGGATCCAGTGAACCGTCGAGACCTCGGACGACTGGAGCTCGGGCGTTGGCGAGAATGGCGAGGTCTGGAGGAAcactggggttagcgggGTGCACGATAAGAGCGAGTTGATAATTGGCggcgcaagcgcgactTACCAAATGGAGACAGAATCATGAGAAGGCGCTTGCCGAGCGACGTCGTGATTTCTCGCTCGTCAAGACGGCCCACCTGGACAAAGTTGGACTCTGCGAGATCGATCCCGATCTCCTCCCACGTCTCACGGAGTGCCGTGTAAACGGCGCTGTCATCTGACGGCTCCTGTCGCCCACCGGGAAACGCAATGTGGCTGCTCCACCGGCTACCACCGGTACCCGCAGGCGCACGGCGGATGAACAGGAGCTCGGGGACGGTGTCTGGGTGGTTGACCCAatctggtgtgagcgacTGTAGAGAAAGCACTCACCAAGCCGCAAAAAGTCGTCAAACTGCATGCCGACGCCAAACTCCTCCTGCGGTACCACGGGACCAGCATACCCATCCGGGACTGCGCCTTCGAACACGAGGCTTGGTGCAGGCTTCATGCGGATAATGAGTGCGACtgacgcgcggcgcggctgcGTCGGGGgcgagaggatgaggcgTGGCGGCGTGAGCCGAAGGCTCTGGATGAGTGCGAGCACGTTCTGTGCTGGCACAATGTCTGCGAGTGTGAgcggggtggggtgggggggaaggggtggggcagggcgggggagggatgggggagggcgggggggatggaggggagagggatggAAGGGCGGCGGGCAGCGATGCGGCGCGGGAAGGCGCGtgatgggtggcggtgggaCGCGCATTGAATAAGGTGCGATGATTAGGTGTGATGCGAGATGTGATGAGACGTACCAGACATGGTGGCGATAATGTCCTATGTAGTCTGGATGGGGAAGAAGCAAAATGGAGAATGGAGAATGGAGAATGGAGAATGGAGAATGAAGAAATGAATGATCGTGGGAGTTGGGAGTGGCGAACGAGTGTTGGGattgagatggagatgaaTGATGACTCTCTCGCGATCAAAGTTGAATGAGTGGGGGGGTGGTTGGATGATGAGatgggtggagggtggacGAGTGGTCGCACAGAGCGTTTGTCGATTTCTTTGGGGATAAAGGAATGGAATGTTGACTTAACCGGACCATCACGTGGCATTACCTAATTCTCCCAAACGTGACATACCGCGGCCCCACCTTTTCCTCCTTTGgggcctcgtcctcgatcaATGACGTCGTTACGCAGCTTATCTCATCACATAATCTCATCTACCTCTTTTCTGCCACGCTACCCTCCAATGCCGAACATGCGCGATCGACGACTGCCAGGCGGGGCACGCACGCGCGGCACCCTCCACCCGTCCGAGAcaaccgccgccgcgacagGCGCCTTGGGCGGTGGGTTGAGTGCGTGTGTGCTCGGCACGCGTTGCttgagggaggaggacgagccagATGGGGCGTCCAGATGCGCGTCCTTGGGGCTGTCTGTCGAGTTGGAACTATTGTCAAGGACAGAAAGCGGCCGGTCAGGCTGGATCCTCTGTCTCTGGATACTCTCGGCCATGGCGGTGGCGacatgctcctcgtcggccggGACGAGGGTCACGGGCTTGCGTCTGATTTTCTTTTCTACGACTCCGTTTCCGTTCCCAACACCATTCTCAGCCGCCGTCTCGCGTAATGTCTGCGGCTCAATAGCGGCCGCGATGGCACTCTCGATCCCATGCCACTCGGGTGGAATCACGCTCAGTCGCCACTGCCGACTTCCTCCGCGTGGAGGCGGGGTggcgggggtggtgggcggcgtcggggGTTGCTTtttctcctcgtcctcgtcctcggcctcatcctcgtccttgagcgtcTCCATGTCCAACGCACTCAGACGGTGCTCGACTTCAAGCACCGTGTCGAGCTGTGACGCGTGTCGGACCCGAGAAATGGTCGGGGACATGGGTGTGGTGGGTGGAGTGGCGGGCTGGGAggggggttgggaggggggttgggaggggggCTGAgagggaggttgagagggaggttgagagggGGCTCGCGAGGGGGGATCAGAGGGGGGATCAGAGGGGGACTGGAGGGACTGGAAAGCAAAGTCGCGCTCGATGGGTGGCATGGGCGTGGCTGGCGGGGTGGCGGGTTCGGCGCGGGACGTGGTTTCCGGAGTGGACGAGTcagaggtggaggtggaggtggaggcggaggggtCTTCGAAGATGGcctgggcgagggcgagggcgtggtCCATCTCCAGCACTGGGGCGAGCTGGTCTACGACCCGCGTGCGGGTTTCAGGCATGAGCGGTGTGGCGGGTGGGGTGGGCGGTTGGGGAGTGGCGTCTGGCGTGGGGGGTTGGGCTGTGGCGTCTGGCGTGGGGGTTTGGGGCGTGGTGTCTGGCGTGGCGGGCTGCGAGGGCGTGGTGTCTGGCGTGGCGGGCTGCGAAGCTGACTGGGTGGGCTCAGTCGAGATGGGCTCGGATGTCTGGCCTTGCGTCCAGCCCTTACGCTTTGGCTTCTGCGATGGCTCGGCCAGGATCTCGGCCAGATCCAATAACCCGCGCTGGCTAATTGGTGAGGGAGGTTCGCTCTCCTCTGTCAACGCCGGCATGGCCTTTGCTGCCTCTTTGAGGGACGTCAtttccttcttcttcttcggcggTGCAAGGAGCTTTGTGACTTCTGGTGAAGCGGGAACGAGGCGGTCGGGCGGTTGGTCGTATTCTGTCTTGTGGGTGTGAGTGTGGTCCCATAGGCGGCCGAAGAatgagcggcggcgggtaTCGGTATCGGCTTGGCCTTGTGTGAGTGGTTCAGTCATTGTGAGTGGTTCAGTCATGAGCAAGACCCACCTGTAGAGTGTGAGAGGGTACGCcgcctctctctctttGCCGACACTGTTGTCAGTCTcacccacgcccacgctcACGGGGAACAATGCCGTCGCTGGCAATGCGccgcgcgtcgccgcgaTCGACACCCTTGCCCTTCctgtccttgtccttgatgAGCCCGAAGAGCATGGTGAGTTGGtgaagagaggagagatGGATGCGTTGGCGTTGACTTGGGCCTCGTCAGTGCGCGGCCGTGCGAGGTGGTATGGGATGGGCATGGAGAGTGGTATGGAGATTGGTATGGAGATGGGCATGGATTGGCATGGtcggcttgggcttgggcttggatCCGTCCCCGAGCTCAAGGGACATGTCGCAGATAGGTAGATGGGTATATAGGCAGATAGTCAGACATGGCCAGGAGGACAATGGAACTGCGACGAGGTATGGTCGGGACGGCCACTGTCAAGATGGCAAGCAAGATGGCAAGATGAGGGCCGTGCGCAGagcggccaaggccgagcacGTGTTACTTGGGCAACTGATGCTGGATTCAGGTTTAGCTGCGTGCCAGAAACCGTACATCTCACGATacgacgtcgccctctcttccttctccccctCGCAATCCAGACGGCTTGtccgccacctcgcctcctcgcctccccGTCCCCTTCTCCGCACGCGGATgtgccgcctcggcgtcgacctcgcgttCCTGTCTTAGCGCATTCCAGCCATGACATACCCTCTCGACGAGCCAGTCTCTTGCGAGACTCACGCCATATCCCAGGACACAGAACGCCAGAACACCAAAGAGTTCGAGGGGTGGTGCGTAGCCTAGTGCgggaagggcgaggagaaggagttGGGCTAGGACGATGGAGAATGACCAGAGGTGGGGGCGCAtcgggggggggggggggggtgtggtgggggggggtggttgtgggggaggaggggtgggtTAGAACAGCggcgggagggaggagaacagcggtggcggcgagtAGAACAGCGATTCGTGATGGCCAGAAGCAATCATCATAACGAGGCTCGAGAATGGACATGTTTGTGTTTGTGTGCAGGGTACATGTACAAGGGTCCGGTCCTGTGGCGTCCggagtggagtggagcTGGTCCTGGCGTCCggagtggagtggagcTGGTCCTGGTCCTGGCATGTCGCGGGGCGTCGGCGCATGCGGATGTCAGTAGGGCAGAGAATGAGGATGTCAGTACGGCCAAGAGAAGCACGCGTGATGTGACGAGGTGCAACAAGGCATGGTCCATGGCAATGTGGCTGTTCCGAGGGCATCAGCTCGGTCATCGGCCGGCCGTCGTGTCTCCTGATGTGATGGTCAACATCAacatggcgatggcgatggcgatggcgatggtgatggtgatgcTTACCACCGTCGTCTCGACGTAGCCACGCACCGTATACAAGGTTGTGGATTCAACTACATCTGTCTCACTCTAACCAGCTTCAGGGACAGCTCAACCAACGCGGCAATGCGCGGGCTGTTCCCCGCCAGGGGCAGAAATTTGGGGTGGGACGTGATTAGAACAACCCGTCTTGGCCCTGATGTCTTGCGAATGGACAACATCTTCAGTACCGCCGCCATTgcaaccccaccccacccaaccaACCCACCCAACCAAACCCAGCCCCCACTCGGCCCTCGCTTCGCTCGCGCCTTGCTCGGGCCTCGCTCGGGCCTCACTAGAATACCCATACACACGCACTATAAAAGACACAAACTAGTTGGCGCCAacagcgagggcgatgaggcGGCCGACACTGACAACAAGGTTGCCGACGCCCGAGAGgttgccgtcctcgacggcgcctgtgccctcgacgacgtggtCGGTGCCCGGAGCGATCGAGACGGTGGCGTTACCCGAGGCAGAGGGGAGCGCGGCCGTGGCGTTGAGCGAGGCCGTGGCGTTGAGCAAGGCCGTAGCATTGGCCGAAACAGTAGCGTTAAGCGAGGTTGTGGCGTTCAGCAGACTCGCcgaagggaggagggtcgagctcgacgacagAGTGGCAATCGAGGAAGACGAAGTAGAGCTAGAAGTCGACGACTCAGTCGACGGCGTCCAAGTCGAGGTAGAAGTGGGCTCCGGAGTCGGGGTCGGGGTAGGCTCAGGAGTCGGGGTCGGCTTGGGCTCTTCCTTTGTCGTCGTCTCTTCCTTGGGAGAGctgccaccaccaccgccaaAGCTCCACTCTGCGTTAAACTGGCCAGTGGTCTCGTAGTTGCTGTCGAGCTGACGCATGGCACCGGGAGAAAGGTCGATCTGGCCATTGGAGCAGGTCGCACAAGCGTCCTGGACCTGAGCCGAGACGGATTTGCCGTTGTAGGTTACAGTGATCCACTGGCCACACTTGTCCTGAGAAAAGTCACCGCTGGTGGACAGAGCGACGAGGGGGAACGACTCGTCACTGGGGTTAGCCTACGTTTGGTTCATACACTCACCTGTAATAGTAGCCCTGGCAGGCGAGGTTGGGGTCAGAGTCGGTGCTACGGAAGAAGGTGACTCGACCAAAGTTGCGCTTGGCCAGGTGCGAGTGGTCGCGTTTCTGGATGTGAGGCacggcgacgacctgcGAGGCCGCGAGGATGCCAACAAGAGAGGCGAAGAGCATGATATGTTCTGATGTTAGGATAAAGGGATTGATGGAGGGAACGTACATGGTAAGGAGATTGTGCTACAAACACTGTCGGGG from Cutaneotrichosporon cavernicola HIS019 DNA, chromosome: 7b encodes:
- the CTR2 gene encoding uncharacterized protein (Ctr copper transporter family), which gives rise to MDHGDHSGHGGNMPKCSMNMLWNAQVADTCVVFRSWHISGWVPMLVSCLAIVAISVGYAAILARCRRYERNVAATLAAAPMTGYAAVDDQSGAKVGIVRLPSSARATRAGMYAASVAIAYFLMLVAMTYNVYLCTAIVIGAFVGHYVYEDELDISGFVSSTGARGLACH
- a CDS encoding uncharacterized protein (Flavin-binding monooxygenase-like), whose amino-acid sequence is MPDGATPPTRLPPFTAAQTLNSKFIPSVLIVGAGIGGITLALDLDEAGLTNWINSQWTETHPDHREIQRYWADIVRTQGLTNRLRLQHDYIKAEWDAAQNVYHVTLRDLVNDKEVVYDCNVLVCATGAFSEPNRIPLEGEDAFEGKVVHAARWPRDMSVESLRDKNVVVVGNGCSGVQIIGTLGLDPRIKMTALARGQQWFMPSSNGGIKASRNSAPNSEQLRAIRARWPILQRLHRWIFLALADQRFYYQWAKSGEKARKKIERDIGAWMVARAPPNLKDKIVPNFPFQAKRYIFEDGYFAAINQPQNRAVYGRIAGLTPTGVLTDDNEEIPADVVVLSTGYAADHIDMQVDGENDSTRNYDGKGDLVYYHGIALPGMPNYYTMMGNNFLVNHSSVTEVLEIQASYITQVLVAMRDNNIPKLEVKKAAAKAYDNHIAAQLELTTWPLVNNYWRKGGSGRIFTHYPGPISQQWWDNAWPVWADYTGGEKLARRQKIRKILFALLLLVGGTVGGAKLWAAGAPQSLVSAGGEVAQWLVGVVSQIAQRLHLK
- a CDS encoding uncharacterized protein (NUDIX domain); this encodes MSDIVPAQNVLALIQSLRLTPPRLILSPPTQPRRASVALIIRMKPAPSLVFEGAVPDGYAGPVVPQEEFGVGMQFDDFLRLDWVNHPDTVPELLFIRRAPAGTGGSRWSSHIAFPGGRQEPSDDSAVYTALRETWEEIGIDLAESNFVQVGRLDEREITTSLGKRLLMILSPFVFLQTSPFSPTPELQSSEVSTVHWIPMSSLTPPFDPGQWAYIDIDISTRLSPRNQLVRWALRGLVGQMQFGCILLPDEPNYVAEGFDLSMEFEEPPEGGSGTWFDVKSGQRLLRLWGLSLGMSLDLVAHCPNQESNSRLLTPGSPTIGRFRSDSTGSSPTRSTIFGPRTPVTVNSTFDQQWFPSDASTPGARTTTAMADSHSKAKRKPSVQIIEKRRRGVGPGVTAVFPRFSYPDVNFWIWVFGRRYRQVVRSWEESVHGPDRAADRRTNWSGAALSTFYQAVRHALVVAIIIRGLATLGGIAGLTWWILRTVKVGGEL
- a CDS encoding uncharacterized protein (Non-catalytic module family expn protein), whose product is MLFASLVGILAASQVVAVPHIQKRDHSHLAKRNFGRVTFFRSTDSDPNLACQGYYYSDESFPLVALSTSGDFSQDKCGQWITVTYNGKSVSAQVQDACATCSNGQIDLSPGAMRQLDSNYETTGQFNAEWSFGGGGGSSPKEETTTKEEPKPTPTPEPTPTPTPEPTSTSTWTPSTESSTSSSTSSSSIATLSSSSTLLPSASLLNATTSLNATVSANATALLNATASLNATAALPSASGNATVSIAPGTDHVVEGTGAVEDGNLSGVGNLVVSVGRLIALAVGAN